A single Larimichthys crocea isolate SSNF chromosome VIII, L_crocea_2.0, whole genome shotgun sequence DNA region contains:
- the cry5 gene encoding cryptochrome circadian regulator 5 isoform X1, with the protein MAHTCIHWFRKGLRLHDNPALMAALRDCKELYPVFILDPHLYNNTCMGINRWRFLIGSLKDLDCSLRKLDSRLFVLRGKPEDVFPKLFNKWKVTKLTYEYDTEPYSLSRDQTVTALAKEHGVEVIYSVSHTLYDIDRIIEENNGKAPLTFIRMQAIVKTLGPPKRPIPAPTMENMKDVKTPCSENHEKNYAIPTMEEVGQDTAALEEEKFPGGEQEALRRLDEHMKRTGWVCNFEKPHTSPNSLSPSTTVLSPYVTFGCLSARTFWWRLTDVYQGKKHSAPPVSLHGQLLWREFYYTASVGIPNFSKMEGNPVCTQVDWDTNAEYLAAWREARTGFPFIDAIMTQLRQEGWIHHLARHAVACFLTRGDLWINWEEGQKVFEELLLDGDWALNAGNWQWLSASAFFHQFFRVYSPVAFGKKTDKNGDYIKKYLPLLKKFPAQYIYEPWKAPRSIQQAAGCIVGKDYPHPIVQHEVISKKNIQRMKLAYAKRSTDAAESPSKKQGVKRKSTSVIDMMKKKKDRKK; encoded by the exons ATGGCTCATACTTGTATTCACTGGTTCCGCAAGGGACTCAGGCTGCATGATAACCCAGCACTGATGGCTGCTCTGAGGGACTGTAAGGAGCTGTATCCAGTGTTCATCCTGGACCCTCACCTCTATAATAACACCTGTATGGGGATCAACCGCTGGAGGTTCCTCATTGGATCCCTGAAAGACCTGGACTGCAGCCTCAGGAAACTCGACTCCAG GCTCTTTGTTTTGAGAGGGAAGCCAGAGGACGTGTTTCCCAAGCTGTTCAACAAGTGGAAAGTAACAAAGCTGACCTATGAGTACGACACTGAGCCCTACAGTCTGAGCCGTGACCAAACAGTGACTGCACTGGCCAAAGAACATGGAGTCGAAGTCATCTACAGTGTCTCACACACTCTTTATGATATAGACAG GATAATCGAGGAAAACAATGGGAAGGCTCCCCTTACTTTTATCCGTATGCAGGCAATAGTGAAGACTCTTGGTCCCCCTAAGAGACCGATCCCTGCTCCCACTATGGAAAATATGAAAG ATGTGAAGACCCCTTGTTCAGAAAACCATGAGAAGAATTATGCGATCCCCACAATGGAGGAGGTTGGCCAGGACACTGCAGCCCTTGAAGAGGAGAAGTTTCCAGGAGGAGAACAGGAAGCTCTGAGGAGACTAGATGAACATATGAAAAGAACG GGATGGGTATGTAACTTTGAGAAGCCACATACTTCTCCAAACTCTTTGAGCCCCAGCACCACAGTTCTCAGTCCATATGTCACTTTTGGCTGCCTGTCTGCACGCACCTTCTGGTGGAGGCTGACAGACGTCTATCAGGGG AAGAAGCACTCAGCTCCCCCAGTTTCCCTGCATGGACAGCTTCTGTGGAGAGAGTTCTACTACACAGCTAGTGTGGGGATCCCTAACTTTAGTAAGATGGAGGGCAACCCTGTATGTACCCAGGTGGATTGGGACACAAACGCTGAATATCTGGCTGCATGGAGAGAG GCTCGGACTGGTTTTCCCTTCATTGATGCCATCATGACTCAGCTGAGGCAGGAGGGCTGGATCCACCACCTGGCCAGACATGCTGTTGCTTGTTTTCTCACCAGGGGGGACTTGTGGATCAACTGGGAAGAAGGGCAGAAG GTGTTTGAGGAGCTTTTATTGGATGGCGACTGGGCTCTGAATGCTGGAAACTGGCAGTGGCTCTCAGCAAGTGCCTTCTTCCACCAGTTCTTCAGGGTCTACTCTCCTGTCGCATTTGGcaagaagacagacaaaaatgGTGACTACATCAA AAAGTACCTTCCTCTTCTGAAGAAATTCCCAGCCCAGTATATCTATGAGCCTTGGAAAGCTCCGCGCAGTATTCAGCAGGCAGCAGGATGCATTGTGGGTAAAGACTACCCACATCCCATTGTACAGCATGAAGTGATCAGCAAAAAGAATATCCAGAGGATGAAGTTAGCCTATGCCAAGAGATCCACAGACGCTGCAGAATCACCTAGCAAAAAGCAAG GTGTGAAGCGCAAGTCAACATCTGTCATCgacatgatgaagaagaagaaagatagaaaaaagTAG
- the cry5 gene encoding cryptochrome circadian regulator 5 isoform X2, translating into MAHTCIHWFRKGLRLHDNPALMAALRDCKELYPVFILDPHLYNNTCMGINRWRFLIGSLKDLDCSLRKLDSRLFVLRGKPEDVFPKLFNKWKVTKLTYEYDTEPYSLSRDQTVTALAKEHGVEVIYSVSHTLYDIDRIIEENNGKAPLTFIRMQAIVKTLGPPKRPIPAPTMENMKDVKTPCSENHEKNYAIPTMEEVGQDTAALEEEKFPGGEQEALRRLDEHMKRTGWVCNFEKPHTSPNSLSPSTTVLSPYVTFGCLSARTFWWRLTDVYQGKKHSAPPVSLHGQLLWREFYYTASVGIPNFSKMEGNPVCTQVDWDTNAEYLAAWREARTGFPFIDAIMTQLRQEGWIHHLARHAVACFLTRGDLWINWEEGQKVFEELLLDGDWALNAGNWQWLSASAFFHQFFRVYSPVAFGKKTDKNESTFLF; encoded by the exons ATGGCTCATACTTGTATTCACTGGTTCCGCAAGGGACTCAGGCTGCATGATAACCCAGCACTGATGGCTGCTCTGAGGGACTGTAAGGAGCTGTATCCAGTGTTCATCCTGGACCCTCACCTCTATAATAACACCTGTATGGGGATCAACCGCTGGAGGTTCCTCATTGGATCCCTGAAAGACCTGGACTGCAGCCTCAGGAAACTCGACTCCAG GCTCTTTGTTTTGAGAGGGAAGCCAGAGGACGTGTTTCCCAAGCTGTTCAACAAGTGGAAAGTAACAAAGCTGACCTATGAGTACGACACTGAGCCCTACAGTCTGAGCCGTGACCAAACAGTGACTGCACTGGCCAAAGAACATGGAGTCGAAGTCATCTACAGTGTCTCACACACTCTTTATGATATAGACAG GATAATCGAGGAAAACAATGGGAAGGCTCCCCTTACTTTTATCCGTATGCAGGCAATAGTGAAGACTCTTGGTCCCCCTAAGAGACCGATCCCTGCTCCCACTATGGAAAATATGAAAG ATGTGAAGACCCCTTGTTCAGAAAACCATGAGAAGAATTATGCGATCCCCACAATGGAGGAGGTTGGCCAGGACACTGCAGCCCTTGAAGAGGAGAAGTTTCCAGGAGGAGAACAGGAAGCTCTGAGGAGACTAGATGAACATATGAAAAGAACG GGATGGGTATGTAACTTTGAGAAGCCACATACTTCTCCAAACTCTTTGAGCCCCAGCACCACAGTTCTCAGTCCATATGTCACTTTTGGCTGCCTGTCTGCACGCACCTTCTGGTGGAGGCTGACAGACGTCTATCAGGGG AAGAAGCACTCAGCTCCCCCAGTTTCCCTGCATGGACAGCTTCTGTGGAGAGAGTTCTACTACACAGCTAGTGTGGGGATCCCTAACTTTAGTAAGATGGAGGGCAACCCTGTATGTACCCAGGTGGATTGGGACACAAACGCTGAATATCTGGCTGCATGGAGAGAG GCTCGGACTGGTTTTCCCTTCATTGATGCCATCATGACTCAGCTGAGGCAGGAGGGCTGGATCCACCACCTGGCCAGACATGCTGTTGCTTGTTTTCTCACCAGGGGGGACTTGTGGATCAACTGGGAAGAAGGGCAGAAG GTGTTTGAGGAGCTTTTATTGGATGGCGACTGGGCTCTGAATGCTGGAAACTGGCAGTGGCTCTCAGCAAGTGCCTTCTTCCACCAGTTCTTCAGGGTCTACTCTCCTGTCGCATTTGGcaagaagacagacaaaaatg AAAGTACCTTCCTCTTCTGA